One window of Methanobacterium alkalithermotolerans genomic DNA carries:
- a CDS encoding EMC6-like membrane protein, translating to MMDVDAKMAGIHVVGAIIAAFVSFTISNGSIAALGNNQALGTLAGLVILIIVGNLSERILGKEAVGGFKGWLWSGIVPFMFIWFVAWSMLLNLT from the coding sequence ATGATGGATGTTGATGCTAAAATGGCAGGTATTCATGTTGTTGGGGCTATAATAGCCGCATTTGTATCTTTCACCATATCCAATGGATCAATTGCAGCATTAGGGAATAATCAAGCTCTTGGAACTTTGGCAGGTCTGGTAATATTAATAATTGTAGGAAACCTATCTGAAAGAATATTAGGTAAAGAAGCAGTAGGTGGATTTAAGGGTTGGCTATGGAGCGGTATTGTGCCCTTCATGTTCATCTGGTTTGTGGCATGGTCCATGCTACTTAACCTGACATAA
- the rqcH gene encoding ribosome rescue protein RqcH, whose protein sequence is MKKMSNVDIYAVCHELNDLLVGSRVDKAYQPTKDTIIIRFHVKGKGRVDVVFQAGVRMHTSQYPMENPKLPPNFPMMLRKYIKGGMVNQVKQHNFDRVVEIKISKEEEYTLIVELFAKGNIILLNKDNNIILPLKRKLWSDRQISSREEYKFPPDRGINPLKLEKTQLREMFSKSDSDLIRTLARNGLGGIYAEEIIERSKLDKNITAAEISKSELDTLYETILNLFEPLINHDFKPHIVSGDKEDVLPLELEIYENTTKTYFDTYNEASDEFFSTKVRKEIKGVQEELWAGKVNKYAKRLRIQEETLEKFEKTIENSTIKGDLIYAHYALLEKLVNVILEARNKYSWAEIRKILKEGKKKGLQEAQVVESMDKMGAMVLNIEKEKVMIDPLKSIPENAEIYYEKAKKAKRKIKGVLIAIEKTKEKLDKVEKKKDLALENIMVPQKRVKKELKWFEKLRWFLSSDGNLVIGGRDAHTNEIVVKKHLENNDIYLHSDIHGAPSVVIKKNQEEISQETLQEAGEFAASFSSAWSKGFGSQDVYWVKPDQVSKTPQSGEFVAKGAFIIRGSRNYIRGAALMVAVGVVDYQGKRIMAGPVSAVKKYTDNYVILKPGYGKKEAVAKEILNKIDENRNFKLEDVIQVLPSGKCDIVTLKK, encoded by the coding sequence ATGAAAAAAATGTCCAATGTAGATATTTATGCTGTATGCCACGAACTTAATGATTTACTGGTTGGTTCCAGAGTAGATAAAGCTTATCAACCTACCAAGGACACCATTATTATTCGTTTTCATGTTAAAGGTAAAGGAAGAGTTGATGTAGTGTTTCAGGCAGGTGTCCGTATGCATACTTCCCAGTACCCTATGGAAAATCCTAAATTACCTCCCAACTTTCCCATGATGCTCCGAAAATATATAAAAGGAGGGATGGTGAACCAGGTCAAACAACACAACTTCGACCGGGTAGTGGAAATAAAAATCTCAAAAGAAGAAGAATACACTCTCATTGTAGAATTATTTGCAAAAGGAAACATAATACTCCTTAACAAAGATAATAACATCATACTTCCATTAAAACGAAAATTATGGAGCGATAGGCAAATTTCATCCCGGGAAGAGTATAAATTCCCTCCAGATAGAGGAATTAACCCTTTAAAACTGGAAAAAACCCAATTAAGAGAAATGTTTTCCAAATCAGATAGTGACCTGATACGTACCCTGGCCCGAAATGGTCTGGGAGGTATATATGCCGAGGAAATAATAGAGCGCAGCAAATTGGATAAAAATATAACTGCAGCTGAAATATCCAAATCAGAGTTAGATACTCTCTATGAAACCATATTAAACTTATTTGAACCTTTAATAAATCATGATTTCAAGCCCCATATAGTTTCAGGTGATAAAGAAGATGTGCTACCTTTGGAGCTGGAAATTTATGAGAATACTACTAAAACATACTTTGATACCTACAATGAAGCCTCTGATGAGTTTTTCTCCACTAAAGTACGAAAAGAGATAAAGGGAGTGCAGGAAGAATTATGGGCCGGTAAGGTTAATAAATATGCCAAACGTTTAAGAATCCAGGAAGAAACCCTGGAAAAGTTTGAAAAAACCATAGAAAACTCCACCATAAAAGGGGATCTTATCTATGCCCATTATGCTCTCCTGGAAAAGTTAGTTAATGTGATTTTAGAAGCAAGAAATAAGTATTCCTGGGCAGAGATAAGGAAAATACTAAAAGAAGGAAAGAAAAAAGGCCTCCAGGAAGCCCAGGTAGTGGAATCCATGGATAAAATGGGGGCTATGGTCCTTAATATTGAAAAAGAGAAGGTTATGATTGACCCCTTAAAGAGTATCCCGGAAAATGCTGAAATTTATTATGAAAAGGCTAAAAAGGCCAAAAGGAAGATAAAAGGAGTTCTAATTGCCATAGAAAAAACTAAGGAAAAACTGGATAAAGTGGAAAAGAAAAAAGACCTGGCTTTAGAAAACATCATGGTCCCCCAAAAGAGAGTTAAAAAAGAGTTAAAATGGTTTGAGAAACTACGCTGGTTTTTAAGTTCTGATGGTAATCTGGTTATTGGGGGGCGGGATGCCCACACCAATGAAATCGTGGTGAAAAAACACCTGGAAAACAATGATATTTACCTGCACAGTGATATCCATGGCGCCCCTTCAGTGGTAATCAAAAAAAATCAGGAGGAAATTTCCCAAGAAACACTCCAAGAAGCTGGTGAATTTGCGGCTTCTTTTTCCAGTGCCTGGAGTAAAGGATTTGGTTCACAGGATGTTTACTGGGTTAAACCAGATCAAGTATCAAAAACACCTCAATCCGGAGAATTCGTAGCCAAAGGTGCCTTTATAATTAGAGGAAGTAGAAATTATATCCGGGGCGCTGCCTTAATGGTGGCAGTAGGGGTGGTGGATTATCAGGGAAAACGGATAATGGCCGGGCCGGTGAGTGCGGTTAAAAAGTATACAGATAATTATGTTATCCTGAAACCAGGTTATGGTAAAAAAGAAGCAGTGGCCAAGGAGATACTAAATAAAATAGATGAAAACAGGAATTTCAAGCTGGAAGATGTTATCCAGGTATTGCCTTCCGGTAAGTGTGATATTGTTACCTTAAAAAAATAG
- a CDS encoding DUF2073 domain-containing protein: protein MEGLKMDFLSSDALESLSSMEKISMIVDRVKEGDLLVIEGGLSPAEEAELIETTMREIDIEQFVGIDIFTLEKDERSFFGFSKKRKVGLTIIGPANVMKAVKKKSNFLSMIAEIGDSGASVH from the coding sequence ATGGAAGGATTAAAAATGGATTTTCTATCATCTGATGCTCTTGAATCCCTCAGCAGCATGGAAAAGATTTCCATGATAGTCGATAGGGTTAAAGAGGGAGATTTGCTGGTAATTGAAGGCGGATTATCTCCAGCAGAAGAAGCAGAATTGATAGAAACCACTATGCGGGAAATTGATATTGAGCAATTTGTGGGAATTGATATATTCACCCTGGAAAAGGATGAAAGATCTTTTTTTGGGTTTTCTAAGAAAAGAAAAGTAGGCTTAACTATCATTGGTCCGGCCAATGTAATGAAAGCTGTTAAAAAGAAATCTAACTTCTTATCTATGATAGCAGAAATTGGTGATTCTGGTGCATCAGTGCATTAA
- a CDS encoding OapC/ArvC family zinc-ribbon domain-containing protein → MHQCINCGAKLKATEEILKGCPQCGSKYFKYSSKGKKEKIEEVKGESIETIMVKQHGIYEVNLSSLMEDDSIIVSDQEGKYVIDINFLLNKKIKDKKKSREI, encoded by the coding sequence GTGCATCAGTGCATTAATTGTGGTGCTAAATTAAAAGCAACAGAAGAAATTCTTAAAGGCTGCCCCCAATGTGGTAGCAAATATTTCAAATACTCCAGCAAAGGAAAAAAAGAAAAAATAGAAGAAGTTAAAGGGGAATCCATTGAAACCATAATGGTAAAACAGCATGGAATCTATGAAGTGAATCTAAGTTCGCTTATGGAAGATGATTCCATAATAGTTTCTGATCAGGAAGGAAAATATGTGATTGATATCAATTTCCTTTTAAATAAAAAGATCAAAGACAAAAAGAAATCCAGGGAAATATAA
- a CDS encoding Era-like GTP-binding protein, whose translation MREFFMRFLNKLLRRDEKLKIGLYGHPNSGKTTLANTMSQDWLGKPIGLVSNIPHETRSVYRQERVSIKQDGVELDFDIIDTPGIATKVDYKNFLEFGLSEDEAKERAKEATKGIIEAIKWLDDVTGVLLVMDATRDPLTQANITIIGNLEARKIPFVIVANKIDMEESNPDRIISVFPQHTVVPISALHGENTGELYMSMVRKFK comes from the coding sequence ATGCGTGAATTTTTCATGAGATTTTTAAATAAACTACTTAGAAGGGATGAAAAATTAAAAATTGGGCTTTATGGCCATCCTAATTCTGGAAAAACCACTCTTGCTAATACCATGTCTCAGGACTGGCTGGGAAAGCCTATTGGACTGGTTTCCAACATTCCTCACGAAACCCGTAGTGTTTACAGACAGGAAAGGGTTTCTATTAAACAGGACGGGGTGGAACTGGACTTTGATATAATTGATACCCCTGGAATTGCCACCAAGGTGGATTATAAAAACTTCCTGGAATTTGGATTATCCGAAGATGAAGCAAAAGAAAGAGCAAAAGAAGCGACTAAAGGGATAATCGAGGCTATTAAATGGTTGGATGATGTTACTGGAGTTTTACTGGTTATGGATGCCACCCGTGATCCATTAACTCAGGCCAATATTACCATTATCGGGAATTTAGAAGCTAGAAAAATTCCATTTGTAATAGTGGCCAATAAAATAGATATGGAGGAATCAAATCCAGATAGAATCATATCTGTATTTCCGCAACATACGGTGGTGCCTATTTCTGCTTTACATGGAGAGAATACTGGCGAATTATACATGTCCATGGTTAGAAAATTTAAATAA